From the genome of Cloacibacillus sp.:
AATATCGGCCTCTTCATCCTGAGAGGGCACGATCGTGTAGAGCGCCATCGCATTCAATATCCTGCCCTCCGCGTCGTCTAGATCGTACTTTCCATTGTCCTTGACCCTGATGCGAAGCTCGTAGGTTTTGTCGGGTTCGATGAGTTCTGTGGAAGCAAGCGGATGGCCGTCAGCAGCAAGGCAGAAGGTTCCGTCGATGTCGCCGCTTTCCACATAGTCAAGAGAAAGCGCCGCGTTGCCGTTTGCACCAGGCCCTCTGTACAGGCGCAGGCTGCTTACGTCGTCGCCAAGCCAAAAACCGTCTATCTCAAAAACACTTTCCACAATATCGCCTGAGGCAAATGGGGCTTGAGTATCGCTTGATAGGGCAAAGACAGGCAGCGGTTCGGATATCTCCATTTCCGCATATTCGTCTTCACTTTCAGTCATAGCGTCCGCGATGTCAAAAGCCATGTCGTCGCTAAGATAAAAGGCGTCGTCCTCTTTGTCATACTGATAGTTCGCAGAGAGCCCCAGCCTGGTCATATACTCTGAAACGTCGAAGTCCAACTCCGGCGCCGCAAACGACGCAAGCGCCTTTGCTGAGATTTTCGCTGCGGCCGTTGCAGGAGGTTTCACGGGAACGGAGCCGCCGCGCCTGATGGCGGCATCTATATTCATCAGGCCGTAGGTCGAATAGCCTTTGCCAAGGCACGCGCCATTCGCGCTGGAAAAAAGCAGGTTCATTATCTGTTTATGAGAATAGGACGGATAGTTTGCGTAAAGCAGCGCCACCGCGCCTGAGGCCATTGGAGCGGCCATCGAGGTGCCGCTCATATAACCGTACCCTGCGTAGTGTCCGTCTGAAGAGTCTGACAACACTCCGCTGCGGCAGACGCCCTTGGGCAGGTATCTGGGTACAGTGCTCAATATATTTGTGCCTGGGGCAAAGATATCAACATATCTTGCCTTGTCGGCCTTCGACGGATTGCTGTAATTGGAGTAGGAGGCGCGCTGAATACGCCCAGCTGTGTTATATTCCGCAGCCCCAACGACAATGACATTGGAGATGCCGGGCAGCGTCCCAAAAGCCGCTGGAAAGGGCAGCTTACCTAGATATTGGCCTGTCGGCGCGTTTATATTCTGGCTTTCGTTGCCAGCCGCGATGCAAACGGTCACTCCCGCGTCTCCGAGCGCCTTGATGGCCTGCACGTAAGGATTAGAGGCCTTGTAGTTTATCGCTCTCGGGTTCCACGATCCGACAGATAGGTTTACGACTTTGAGCCTACCCTTATAATTGGAATTTTTCTGCACTTCAAGAAGATACTGCATGGCGCTGATGGTGTCCGAGTCATAAGCGCCCACCAACTCCGACAAGTCGCTCTTTAGGGTAAAAATGTTCACGGGAAGCAGCTTCACCCTCCAGTTGACGCCCGCTATCCCTATAGAATTTGCGCCGACCGCTCCTACTATTCCAGCAACATGCGTCCCGTGCCCGGCAAGATCCCCGAACTGCCTCCAGTCACGCCAGTTCGCGCTTGCCTTGCCGTCAAGCTTCAATTGGTCGTAAGTAGGCAAAAAGGTGCCGCCTGAGACGCCTGAAACAGTATATTTAGATGCACCGTTTTGAGAAAACCACGCCCCCGCTGCGTTGTTGTATGCCGCATAGCTCCCGGTAAGGCCGGATATTGAGGCTATATTGTCCACAAGGTCGTGGTGGTCGTATTTGACTCCTGTATCCACAACGGCCGCAAGGATATTCGCGTTGCCTGTGACTCTGTACTTGGTCCATGCGGTAAAGAGGTTTGACATATTCCAATTATCCTGGAGGCCAAGGTTAAGGCAGTAGTCTATAGCGCTGTTCTGTCTTATATAATTGGGAAATACCGCGACTACGTCCGGGGCGGAAGATAATTTTTTCATCAGCTCTTCCGTGGTCATGGAATCGGACTTTACGTGGGCAAATGTCTTTTCGCTCTTCGCTGTAAGGACGTTGTAGCCTTCCACCGTGTCCACGCCGGATGGCGCCGCCTGCTTTACCCGCGCGGCAATGCTTCGCTGCTGAGCGGCTGCGTCTCCCGCGTTAAATCTGTTCACGCTCATAGACCCGCGAAGCACAACCAGCGCTTCGCCCTCGGCATACTCCGCCGCCTGCGCCGCAGCCCCAAACACAAACAACAATAGCGCGGCCACAAGACAGGTACGCTTGATAATCTCGAATTTCCTCAAGTACATTCCCCTCCACCCGTTTGTTAAAAATTTCAGCGAAAAACATGCGGCGATGCTTTATATTAAGTATACATTTTTTAGATCTTCTCGTCACGCGACATCTTGCTCCGCCTTGTTTCAACCAAATATTGCAAAAACCACTTCCAAGCAATCGCCCCTTGTAGGCTCTT
Proteins encoded in this window:
- a CDS encoding S8 family serine peptidase, encoding MRKFEIIKRTCLVAALLLFVFGAAAQAAEYAEGEALVVLRGSMSVNRFNAGDAAAQQRSIAARVKQAAPSGVDTVEGYNVLTAKSEKTFAHVKSDSMTTEELMKKLSSAPDVVAVFPNYIRQNSAIDYCLNLGLQDNWNMSNLFTAWTKYRVTGNANILAAVVDTGVKYDHHDLVDNIASISGLTGSYAAYNNAAGAWFSQNGASKYTVSGVSGGTFLPTYDQLKLDGKASANWRDWRQFGDLAGHGTHVAGIVGAVGANSIGIAGVNWRVKLLPVNIFTLKSDLSELVGAYDSDTISAMQYLLEVQKNSNYKGRLKVVNLSVGSWNPRAINYKASNPYVQAIKALGDAGVTVCIAAGNESQNINAPTGQYLGKLPFPAAFGTLPGISNVIVVGAAEYNTAGRIQRASYSNYSNPSKADKARYVDIFAPGTNILSTVPRYLPKGVCRSGVLSDSSDGHYAGYGYMSGTSMAAPMASGAVALLYANYPSYSHKQIMNLLFSSANGACLGKGYSTYGLMNIDAAIRRGGSVPVKPPATAAAKISAKALASFAAPELDFDVSEYMTRLGLSANYQYDKEDDAFYLSDDMAFDIADAMTESEDEYAEMEISEPLPVFALSSDTQAPFASGDIVESVFEIDGFWLGDDVSSLRLYRGPGANGNAALSLDYVESGDIDGTFCLAADGHPLASTELIEPDKTYELRIRVKDNGKYDLDDAEGRILNAMALYTIVPSQDEEADI